In a single window of the Salvelinus namaycush isolate Seneca chromosome 6, SaNama_1.0, whole genome shotgun sequence genome:
- the LOC120049860 gene encoding GRIP and coiled-coil domain-containing protein 1-like, with product MEKFGMSFGGGPSKKELVDAIETQREQLVQYQTRFKDVVRAYKSLLKEKEALEASLKVLTVSQEVDLSQRGDDGSASGSHMTYDFPDDHCSMHSEDSLDTAASADTATSATSGSTKGDQAEEEQGSSPGEMGATGPGGPSVSQRSEEASGSESGISSNSSGGSEVQQHLTPPPTSSMETDRRVLQLKTQLTTLTSSLATVTQEKSRMEANFQADKRKIKQDMDALQGRLEEARRQHEAEIHALHEQLAESKARVITQQHEREQEQGNHALMLRELQKLLQEERSQRQDAELRLEDTREVLLEVTQAADRGHDYEARLKEVTQQREEMRRSLQTAEAERNKPDPRVEELQRELTALKNHFLQQMQHEIRKLSQAEERLQGQSQLEEGRVASLELRASELSELLGACEKARQRDQQNAHWLRERILQLDTENKTLAIAASTRGSPLDLSMDEVNLDVNVLKERLEKVKRLLLLATQRNHPEQTMEIEKLAEMEGRLGQGMGSGGESSDGEKASALYYQQELRQLKEEFERYKVRAQVVLKNKNAKDCSLVKELEEARDQLAELKEKYINLRIHGDEAEAKHRRELEECQQGKGMLQQGHKQELDRAEAQYRESLLRLEGELHRQRDRTMALLQEKDQELEKLKSIGYSLAGYRSHHSDEGETGADFRATAEGGSNNANNMDDLAQEESDIITHALRLAGPNEPTLLLYVEQLARKEVEIGSLRRQKHRLEEDVHQLQGRLIANGERYDEEVAELRGQLDKRHRDQGREGANLEYLKNVIYKFLTLQDTRGRQQTLTAILTILHFSPQEKQAVVKQHQNQAWWMAGMR from the exons ATGGAGAAGTTTGGGATGAGCTTTGGGGGTGGCCCCAGCAAGAAGGAGCTTGTGGACGCCATAGAGACTCAGAGAGAGCAGTTGGTCCAGTATCAAACACGCTTCAAGGATGTGGTCAGGGCCTACAAGAGCCTGCTGAAGGAGAAGGAGGCTCTGGAGGCTAGTCTGAAGGTACTGACCGTCTCCCAGGAGGTCGACCTCAGCCAGCGTGGAGATGACGGCTCTGCCAGTGGCAGCCATATGACCTATGACTTCCCAGATGATCACTGCTCCATGCACAGCGAGGACAGTCTGGACACAGCAGCCTCCGCCGACACTGCTACCAGCGCTACCAGTGGGAGCACCAAGGGCGACCAGGCTGAAGAGGAGCAGGGTAGTAGCCCAGGAGAGATGGGGGCGACCGGGCCTGGTGGCCCCTCAGTGTCCCAGAGGTCTGAGGAGGCTAGTGGGTCAGAGAGCGGTATCAGCTCCAACAGTAGTGGAGGGTCTGAGGTTCAGCAGCACCTAACACCCCCACCCACCTCTTCTATGGAGACTGACCGGAGGGTCCTCCAGCTGAAGACCCAACTGACCACCCTGACCAGCTCCCTGGCCACGGTCACGCAGGAAAAGTCCAGGATGGAGGCCAACTTCCAGGCCGACAAGCGGAAGATCAAGCAGGACATGGATGCGCTCCAGGGGAGGCTGGAGGAGGCCAGGAGGCAGCATGAAGCAGAGATCCATGCCCTGCATGAGCAGCTGGCGGAGAGCAAGGCTCGGGTTATCACCCAGCAGCatgagagagagcaggagcagGGGAACCACGCCCTCATGCTCAGAGAGCTCCAGAAATTGCTGCAGGAGGAGAGAAGCCAAAGGCAGGATGCCGAGCTTCGGCTGGAGGACACTAGGGAGGTCCTGCTGGAGGTCACACAGGCCGCAGATCGGGGGCACGATTATGAGGCCCGGCTAAAGGAGGTGACccagcagagggaggagatgaggaggagccTTCAAACTGCGGAGGCAGAGAGGAACAAGCCAGACCCACGGGTGGAGGAGCTGCAGCGGGAGCTGACGGCACTCAAGAACCACTTTCTGCAGCAGATGCAGCATGAGATCAGAAAG CTGTCGCAGGCAGAGGAGCGTCTGCAGGGGCAATCCCAGCTGGAGGAGGGCCGTGTGGCCAGCCTGGAGTTGCGAGCGTCTGAGCTGTCTGAGCTGCTTGGGGCCTGCGAGAAGGCCCGGCAGAGGGACCAGCAGAACGCCCACTGGCTGAGAGAGCGCATCCTGCAGCTGGACACGGAGAACAAGACCCTGGCCATCGCCGCTTCCACCCGTGGTTCCCCCCTGGACCTCAGCATGGACGAGGTCAACCTGGACGTGAACGTGCTGAAGGAGCGCCTGGAGAAGGTGAAGAGACTTCTTCTGCTAGCCACACAGAGGAACCACCCAGAGCAGACCATGGAGATAGAGAAGCTGGCTGAGATGGAGGGGCGGCTGGGTCAGGGGATGGGCAGTGGGGGGGAGTCATCAGACGGGGAGAAGGCCTCTGCGCTGTACTACCAGCAGGAACTGCGGCAGCTGAAGGAGGAGTTTGAGCGCTACAAGGTGCGTGCGCAGGTGGTGCTGAAGAACAAGAACGCTAAAGACTGCAGCCTTGTCAAAGAGCTGGAGGAGGCCCGTGACCAGCTGGCTGAGCTCAAGGAGAAGTACATCAACCTGCGTATCCATGGCGACGAGGCAGAGGCCAAACACCGCCGGGAGCTGGAGGAGTGTCAGCAGGGGAAAGGGATGCTGCAGCAGGGTCATAAACAGGAGCTTGACCGGGCTGAGGCCCAATACAGAGAGAGCCTCCTCAGGCTGGAGGGGGAACTGCACCGGCAGAGGGACCGCACCATGGCCCTGCTGCAAGAGAAGGACCAGGAGTTGGAGAAGCTGAAGTCTATCGGCTACAGTCTCGCTGGTTACAGAAGCCACCACAGCGACGAAGGAGAAACTGGGGCGGACTTCAGAGCGACCGCGGAGGGCGGCAGCAACAACGCCAACAACATGGATGACTTGGCGCAGGAGGAGAGTGACATCATCACCCATGCGTTGCGCCTGGCGGGGCCCAACGAGCCCACGCTCCTCCTGTACGTTGAGCAGCTGGCAAGAAAGGAGGTGGAGATCGGCTCGCTGCGGCGGCAGAAGCACCGGCTAGAGGAGGACGTGCACCAGCTGCAGGGGAGACTGATCGCCAACGGGGAGCGCTACGACGAGGAGGTGGCTGAACTCCGCGGCCAGCTGGACAAACGGCACAGGGACCAGGGCAGGGAGGGGGCAAACCTGGAGTACCTCAAGAACGTAATCTACAAGTTCCTCACCCTTCAGGACACCAGGGGGCGTCAGCAGACCCTCACAGCCATACTAACCATCCTGCACTTCAGCCCTCAGGAGAAGCAGGCGGTGGTCAAACAGCACCAGAACCAGGCGTGGTGGATGGCAGGGATgaggtaa
- the LOC120049863 gene encoding leukotriene A-4 hydrolase-like, translating into MTSATDPCSFSSFSKCVTKHLNLTFHVDFDSHVLKAKVALTVEVLVDNFTSLTLDTKDLKVSKVTANGQAAKFTLGPKHRFMGTPLEITLPFDLSRGQHVIVEVTYETAPSASALQWLTPEQTAGKKHPYLFSQCQATHCRSMVPCQDTPAMKHTYYAQVSVPKELVAVMSAVRDGEEPDPQDSSRVIYHFRQPVPMPSYLIAIVVGALESREIGPRSRVWSEKEFVDKAAYEFSETETMLKTAEGLAGPYVWGQYDILVLPPSFPYGGMENPCLTFATPTLLAGDRSLSNVIAHEISHSWTGNLVTNKTWEHFWLNEGHTVYLERMIGRSLESEQFRQFKAMGGWKDLQESVNTFGANNPLTNLVPNLNEVDLDEAFSSVPYEKGFALLYHLEELMGGPEVFMGFVKSYIQLFAYSSVTTEEWKHYLFTYFKNKVDILNKVDWNAWMHTPGMPPVKPQYDSTMADACIALCKRWVKTKEGDLGNFIEVDVKTLSTHQLIEFLSLLLQEEPLPLSHVKRMQEVYQLNAFNNAEIRFRWLRLCVKSKWEDAVPMALKMATEQGRMKFTRPLFKEVYNFDKYHEEAVRVFIAHRAAMHPVTANLVAKDLKVDADKST; encoded by the exons ATGACTTCAGCTACAGACCCCTGCTCATTTTCCTCATTTTCCAAGTGCGTTACCAAGCACCTGAATCTCACCTTCCATGTGGATTTTGACAGCCATGTCCTCAAAGCTAAGGTCGCGCTCACGGTGGAGGTTTTAGTGGATAATTTCACGTCTTTG ACCCTTGACACGAAGGACCTGAAGGTCTCCAAGGTAACAGCCAATGGACAGGCAGCAAAGTTCACTCTGGGACCCAAGCACAGGTTCATGGGAACCCCTCTGGAGATCACACTGCCATTTGACCTCTCCAG GGGTCAGCATGTGATCGTGGAGGTGACTTATGAGACGGCTCCGAGTGCTTCTGCGCTGCAGTGGCTCACTCCTGAACAGACTGCTGGGAAGAAACACCCCTACCTCTTCAGCCAGtgccag GCCACCCATTGCAGGAGCATGGTACCCTGCCAGGATACTCCCGCTATGAAACACACCTACTATGCCCAGGTGTCTGTCCCCAAGGAGCTGGTGGCTGTGATGAGTGCTGTACGGGACGGAGAGGAGCCTGATCCCCAGGACAGCAGCCGTGTCATCTACCACTTCAGACAACCA GTGCCCATGCCCTCTTACCTCATTGCCATCGTGGTGGGAGCTCTGGAGAGCAG AGAGATTGGGCCCAGGTCTCGTGTTTGGTCAGAGAAGGAGTTTGTGGACAAGGCAGCATATGAGTTCTCAGAG ACAGAGACCATGTTGAAGACAGCTGAGGGCCTTGCAGGGCCGTATGTTTGGGGCCAGTATGACATCCTGGTCCTGCCCCCCTCATTCCCATATGGAGGCATGGAGAACCCCTGCCTTACCTTTGCCACCCCCACGCTGCTG GCTGGAGACAGATCCTTGTCCAAT gTCATAGCCCATGAGATCTCTCACAGCTGGACTGGCAACCTGGTGACCAACAAGACCTGGGAGCACTTCTG GTTGAACGAGGGTCACACGGTGTACCTTGAGAGAATGATTGGCAGGTCTTTGGAGAGTGAACAGTTCAGACAGTTCAAGGCCATGGGCGGCTGGAAGGACCTGCAGGAATCg GTGAACACGTTTGGGGCCAACAACCCTCTGACCAACCTGGTTCCCAACCTGAATGAGGTGGACCTTGACGAAgccttctcctctgtcccctacGAGAAGGGTTTCGCTCTTCTCTACCACTTGGAGGAGCTCATGGGAGGacctg AGGTGTTTATGGGTTTTGTTAAGTCGTAcatccagctgtttgcttacAGCAGCGTCACTACCGAGGAGTGGAAGCACTACCTCTTCACCTATTTTAAGAACAAG GTGGACATCCTGAATAAGGTGGACTGGAACGCCTGGATGCACACCCCTGGGATGCCCCCCGTCAAACCACA ATATGACAGCACCATGGCAGACGCCTGCATCGCGCTGTGTAAGAGATGGGTGAAG acCAAAGAGGGGGATCTGGGGAATTTCATTGAGGTGGATGTGAAGACTCTCTCCACCCACCAGCTCATAGAGTTCCTGTCTCTGCTCCTGCAAGAG GAGCCCCTCCCCCTCAGCCATGTGAAGAGGATGCAGGAAGTGTACCAACTCAATGCCTTCAACAACGCAGAGATCCGCTTCAG GTGGCTGCGGCTGTGTGTCAAGTCCAAGTGGGAGGATGCCGTTCCCATGGCACTGAAGATGGCGACAGAGCAGGGGAGGATGAAGTTCACACGGCCACTATTCAA AGAAGTGTATAACTTTGATAAGTATCATGAGGAGGCAGTGCGTGTGTTCATAGCCCACCGGGCAGCCATGCACCCGGTAACGGCCAATCTGGTGGCCAAGGACCTGAAGGTGGACGCCGACAAGAGCACCTGA